One window of the Archaeoglobus sulfaticallidus PM70-1 genome contains the following:
- a CDS encoding cupin domain-containing protein: protein MKFDFSKAKWEEKGSYITARVFDISETSFVQMVEIPAGATVKKHYHRKQTEVFYILKGEAKLGIEDTEYDAKEGDIFLCKPESIHWVVNSSQNSFKVLVFKYNWEENDTEWIE from the coding sequence ATGAAGTTCGATTTTAGCAAGGCAAAATGGGAGGAAAAGGGAAGCTACATAACAGCGAGGGTATTTGACATATCCGAGACTTCATTCGTTCAGATGGTTGAGATTCCTGCTGGAGCTACAGTAAAGAAGCACTATCACAGAAAGCAAACCGAGGTTTTCTACATACTCAAGGGAGAGGCAAAACTCGGAATTGAGGATACTGAGTACGATGCTAAAGAGGGTGACATCTTTCTGTGCAAGCCAGAGAGCATACACTGGGTTGTGAACAGCTCACAGAACAGCTTCAAAGTACTCGTGTTTAAATATAACTGGGAAGAAAACGATACTGAATGGATTGAATAA
- a CDS encoding metallophosphoesterase encodes MPDLLDVELTPEKAVIVEDSAVIADLHLGIEQTAYGVIPRLQIDEVVDRVRDIFERYGVKRLIVAGDMKHEFSKNMPYEWDDVTYFIEEISKLGELRVVRGNHDNYLLAILAKYDIPLEREIRIGEWVIAHGHEIMDGRKIIIGHEHPVIRIRQDFAQYTYPCYLRYLSGKEVLVLPAFSSMVKGSDILSSDSFLSPMLEFDEERIDIFAIEDKVYFFGKLKKLKEEIARGLV; translated from the coding sequence TTGCCTGACTTGCTCGATGTTGAATTAACACCAGAAAAGGCGGTAATAGTTGAGGATTCTGCGGTTATAGCTGATCTGCATCTTGGGATAGAACAGACAGCATATGGTGTCATTCCAAGGCTTCAGATAGATGAGGTAGTCGATCGGGTCAGGGATATATTTGAGAGATACGGAGTGAAAAGGCTGATTGTGGCAGGAGACATGAAGCACGAGTTCAGCAAAAACATGCCGTATGAGTGGGATGATGTGACTTATTTCATTGAGGAAATCAGTAAGCTTGGAGAACTGAGGGTTGTGAGGGGGAACCACGACAACTATCTCTTAGCTATACTCGCTAAATACGATATACCGCTTGAAAGAGAGATCAGGATTGGGGAGTGGGTGATAGCTCATGGGCATGAGATTATGGATGGCAGGAAAATAATAATCGGGCATGAACATCCTGTGATCAGGATCAGGCAGGACTTTGCTCAGTACACATACCCATGCTACCTTAGATATTTATCCGGTAAAGAAGTTCTTGTCCTTCCAGCGTTTTCGAGCATGGTTAAGGGAAGCGATATCCTGAGCTCCGACAGCTTTCTCTCACCTATGCTGGAGTTCGATGAGGAAAGAATAGATATTTTCGCGATAGAGGATAAGGTTTATTTCTTTGGTAAGTTGAAAAAACTGAAAGAAGAAATTGCAAGGGGGTTAGTATGA